The proteins below come from a single Mangifera indica cultivar Alphonso chromosome 16, CATAS_Mindica_2.1, whole genome shotgun sequence genomic window:
- the LOC123199187 gene encoding serine/threonine-protein kinase SAPK10-like isoform X1, which yields MEKLEIMDRPAVTVGPAMDMPIMHDSDRYDLVKNIGSGNFGVARLMRDKLTKELVAVKYIERGDKIDENVQREIINHRSLRHPNIVRFKEVILTPTHLAIVMEYASGGELFERICNAGRFSEDEARFFFQQLISGVSYCHAMQVCHRDLKLENALLDGSPAPRLKICDFGYSKSSVLHSQPKSTVGTPAYIAPEVLLKQEYDGKIADVWSCGVTLYVMLVGAYPFEDPEEPKDFRKTIQRILSVQYAIPDVVQISQECRDLISRIFVADPATRITIPEIRNHPWFLKNLPADLVDEKTMGSHYEEPDQPMQSIDVIMQIIAEASIPAVGNGLNQYMTDNFDMDDDMEDLDSESDLDIDSSGEIVYAL from the exons ATGGAAAAGTTAGAAATAATGGATCGGCCAGCGGTGACGGTGGGGCCGGCGATGGACATGCCGATCATGCATGACAGTGACCGGTACGATTTGGTGAAAAATATCGGCTCTGGAAACTTCGGCGTGGCTCGGCTAATGAGAGACAAGCTCACCAAAGAGCTTGTAGCTGTTAAGTACATCGAGAGAGGAGATAAG ATAGATGAAAATGTTCAAAGAGAGATAATTAATCACAGGTCACTGAGGCACCCTAATATTGTGAGGTTTAAAGAG GTTATTTTAACACCTACTCATCTAGCCATTGTAATGGAATATGCATCTGGTGGAGAGCTTTTCGAGCGAATATGCAATGCTGGTCGTTTCAGTGAGGATGAG GCTCGCTTCTTCTTTCAGCAGCTGATATCTGGAGTCAGCTATTGCCATGCAATG CAAGTATGCCACCGGGACTTGAAGTTGGAGAATGCTTTGTTAGACGGAAGCCCGGCTCCACGGTTAAAGATATGTGATTTTGGGTACTCTAAG TCCTCAGTGCTTCATTCACAACCTAAATCAACCGTGGGAACTCCTGCATATATTGCTCCAGAAGTGTTGCTGAAGCAAGAGTATGATGGCAAG ATTGCAGATGTATGGTCATGTGGTGTAACATTATATGTGATGTTGGTGGGAGCGTATCCTTTTGAGGATCCTGAGGAGCCAAAGGATTTCAGGAAAACAATACAA AGGATTCTCAGTGTCCAGTATGCCATTCCAGATGTTGTTCAAATATCTCAGGAGTGCCGTGATCTGATTTCTAGAATTTTTGTTGCTGATCCTGCCACT AGGATCACGATTCCTGAAATTAGGAACCATCCATGGTTTTTGAAGAATCTGCCTGCAGACCTGGTGGACGAAAAGACGATGGGTAGCCATTACGAAGAACCCGATCAACCAATGCAGAGCATCGATGTGATCATGCAGATCATTGCTGAGGCCTCCATACCAGCCGTTGGGAATGGGCTGAACCAATATATGACAGACAACTTTGACATGGATGATGACATGGAGGATTTAGATTCTGAATCGGACCTCGATATCGACAGTAGCGGAGAGATAGTATATGCACTGTAA
- the LOC123199184 gene encoding probable disease resistance protein At5g66900 has protein sequence MAGEFIGGAFLGAVFGELLRLVVEAKKKAKNFKPQLEQLESTLRNNAKVIEQIEKYNEILDHPRSETQLLIEKMQEGEKLVLKCSTVKWNPINRARYADKLKKLNSLVDRFFQVDMQAQQARDNKEILLGMRELQKSFIACYSIGDNNGKFNQDGIIRPCSVPDLPDITPGLDVPLEELKRELLRDGKQVIIVSAPGGTGKTTLIKKLCKEAQVEDKFKNIFFVTVSKPHDVKVIVQKIIQHMGKDVPEFKTDEDAINDLGRLVKEMGSQPILLVLDDVWSESESMLHKFKSQLPNYKILVTSRSVFPKLGFEYNLKPLNEEAAETLFRYTTDGDSYFRDKKLVYKILGMCKGSPLALTVVGRSLCGRPAAVWKSRVKEWQDATIFHSNTDLLVCLRSSLDALDDKLKECYMDLGSFPEDHRIPVTALIDMWVELYKGDEDDLYAILSGLSNVNMFDLVVTSDEGSYHDHFVVQHDLLRELIIHQSMLGPVEKMKRLFIEISGNNFPEWWLEQKSQPVNARLLSITTDDTFSSSWYDIEAPAVEVVVLNVRTKEYTMPNFMEKMVNLKVLVITGCGFLPVELSNFQLLGSLPNLKRTRLERVSIPLFDMTTMQMKHLHKISLVLCNVGQVFSNSTFQISNAFPSLKELDIDYCNDLEALPNDIGNIVSLKILSITNCHKLSHLPDGIGKLVNLEVLRLASCTDLGALPDSIENLTNLKFLDISECLSITELPVQIGELYRLETLYMRGCSSCDLPSSITNLKNLEIVQCDEKTSYKWEELEACFPTLRIDVPKDVNLHWLYK, from the exons ATGGCAGGTGAATTTATTGGAGGAGCTTTTCTTGGAGCAGTGTTTGGGGAGCTACTAAGACTTGTTGTTGAGGctaaaaagaaagcaaaaaatttCAAGCCCCAATTGGAGCAACTAGAATCTACTTTGCGAAATAATGCTAAGGTTATCGAACAAATTGAGAAGTACAATGAAATATTGGATCATCCAAGGAGTGAAACTCAATTGTTGATTGAGAAAATGCAGGAAGGCGAGAAGCTTGTTCTCAAGTGCTCAACAGTGAAGTGGAATCCCATTAATAGGGCTCGTTATGCTGATAAACTAAAGAAACTGAATAGCTTAGTGGACAGATTCTTTCAGGTTGATATGCAAGCACAACAGGCGAGAGACAACAAAGAAATTCTGCTGGGTATGAGAGAACTACAAAAGTCTTTCATCGCATGTTATAGTATTGGAGACAATAATGGCAAGTTTAATCAAGATGGGATTATTAGACCTTGCTCAGTGCCTGATCTTCCGGACATTACCCCTGGATTAGATGTGCCATTGGAGGAGTTAAAGAGGGAATTGTTAAGGGACGGCAAGCAAGTGATTATTGTGTCAGCTCCTGGAGGAACTGGGAAGACTACATTGATTAAAAAACTTTGCAAAGAAGCGCAAGTTGAAG ACAAATTCAAGAACATTTTCTTTGTCACCGTTTCCAAACCACACGATGTGAAGGTCATTGTACAGAAAATAATCCAACATATGGGCAAAGATGTACCTGAGTTTAAAACAGATGAGGATGCAATCAATGACTTGGGACGGTTGGTGAAGGAAATGGGATCACAGCCCATATTGTTAGTCCTTGATGATGTCTGGTCTGAATCAGAATCCATGCTGCACAAGTTCAAGTCCCAGTTGCCCAATTACAAGATTTTGGTGACTTCTAGATCTGTATTCCCAAAACTTggttttgaatataatttaaaaccatTGAATGAGGAAGCTGCTGAAACACTTTTCCGTTATACAACAGATGGAGACTCGTACTTTCGAGATAAAAAGCTTGTCTATAAG ATATTGGGAATGTGTAAGGGGTCTCCTCTTGCCCTTACTGTAGTTGGTAGATCACTCTGTGGGCGGCCTGCAGCAGTCTGGAAAAGTAGAGTGAAGGAATGGCAGGATGCAACTATTTTCCATTCTAACACTGATTTGCTTGTTTGTCTCCGAAGCAGCTTGGATGCTTTAGATGACAAGCTCAAGGAGTGTTACATGGACCTTGGCTCATTTCCTGAGGACCATAGAATTCCTGTCACTGCCCTCATCGACATGTGGGTGGAATTGTATAAAGGGGATGAAGATGATCTTTATGCCATCCTTAGTGGTCTCTCCAATGTAAATATGTTTGATCTAGTGGTGACAAG TGATGAGGGCTCCTACCATGATCACTTTGTTGTACAGCATGATCTTCTCAGAGAGCTAATTATCCATCAAAGCATGCTGGGACCAgtagaaaagatgaaaagacTATTCATTGAGATAAGTGGAAACAACTTTCCTGAGTGGTGGTTAGAACAGAAGTCACAACCAGTAAATGCGCGTCTCTTGTCAATAACCACAG ATGATACATTCTCATCTAGTTGGTATGATATTGAAGCGCCTGCAGTAGAAGTGGTTGTTCTAAATGTTCGAACAAAGGAGTACACCATGCCGAATTTTATGGAGAAGATGGTAAATTTGAAGGTGTTGGTAATCACAGGTTGTGGATTCCTTCCTGTTGAATTAAGTAACTTTCAACTTCTCGGTTCTTTGCCTAATCTAAAGAGAACTAGATTGGAGCGAGTTTCAATTCCTTTGTTTGACATGACAACAATGCAAATGAAACATCTGCATAAGATCTCTTTGGTTTTATGCAATGTCGGTCAGGTTTTTAGTAATTCTACCTTCCAAATTTCAAATGCATTTCCAAGTCTGAAGGAGCTGGATATTGACTATTGCAATGATCTTGAGGCACTGCCAAATGACATAGGTAATATTGTCTCCCTAAAAATTCTTAGCATCACTAATTGTCATAAGCTGTCCCATCTGCCTGACGGGATTGGCAAGCTGGTAAACTTAGAGGTGCTAAGGCTTGCATCGTGTACTGATCTAGGGGCATTGCCTGACTCAATTGAGAACCTtaccaatttaaaatttcttgatATATCTGAATGTCTAAGCATCACTGAATTGCCAGTTCAGATAGGTGAGTTATACAGATTGGAGACACTCTACATGAGGGGCTGCTCTAGTTGTGATCTGCCTTCATCGATAACGAATCTTAAGAATCTTGAGATTGTGCAATGTGACGAAAAGACATCCTATAAATGGGAAGAACTTGAGGCCTGTTTCCCGACTCTGAGAATAGATGTTCCTAAAGATGTCAACTTACATTGGCTTTACAAGTAA
- the LOC123199187 gene encoding serine/threonine-protein kinase SAPK10-like isoform X2 produces MEKLEIMDRPAVTVGPAMDMPIMHDSDRYDLVKNIGSGNFGVARLMRDKLTKELVAVKYIERGDKIDENVQREIINHRSLRHPNIVRFKEVILTPTHLAIVMEYASGGELFERICNAGRFSEDEARFFFQQLISGVSYCHAMQVCHRDLKLENALLDGSPAPRLKICDFGYSKSSVLHSQPKSTVGTPAYIAPEVLLKQEYDGKIADVWSCGVTLYVMLVGAYPFEDPEEPKDFRKTIQRILSVQYAIPDVVQISQECRDLISRIFVADPATRITIPEIRNHPWFLKNLPADLVDEKTMGSHYEEPDQPMQSIDVIMQIIAEASIPAVGNGLNQYMTDNFDMDDDMEDLDSESDLDIDSSGEIVYAL; encoded by the exons ATGGAAAAGTTAGAAATAATGGATCGGCCAGCGGTGACGGTGGGGCCGGCGATGGACATGCCGATCATGCATGACAGTGACCGGTACGATTTGGTGAAAAATATCGGCTCTGGAAACTTCGGCGTGGCTCGGCTAATGAGAGACAAGCTCACCAAAGAGCTTGTAGCTGTTAAGTACATCGAGAGAGGAGATAAG ATAGATGAAAATGTTCAAAGAGAGATAATTAATCACAGGTCACTGAGGCACCCTAATATTGTGAGGTTTAAAGAG GTTATTTTAACACCTACTCATCTAGCCATTGTAATGGAATATGCATCTGGTGGAGAGCTTTTCGAGCGAATATGCAATGCTGGTCGTTTCAGTGAGGATGAG GCTCGCTTCTTCTTTCAGCAGCTGATATCTGGAGTCAGCTATTGCCATGCAATG CAAGTATGCCACCGGGACTTGAAGTTGGAGAATGCTTTGTTAGACGGAAGCCCGGCTCCACGGTTAAAGATATGTGATTTTGGGTACTCTAAG TCCTCAGTGCTTCATTCACAACCTAAATCAACCGTGGGAACTCCTGCATATATTGCTCCAGAAGTGTTGCTGAAGCAAGAGTATGATGGCAAG ATTGCAGACGTATGGTCATGTGGTGTAACATTATATGTGATGTTGGTGGGAGCATATCCTTTTGAGGATCCTGAGGAGCCAAAGGATTTCAGGAAAACAATACAA AGGATTCTCAGTGTCCAGTATGCCATTCCAGATGTTGTTCAAATATCTCAGGAGTGCCGTGATCTGATTTCTAGAATTTTTGTTGCTGATCCTGCCACT AGGATCACGATTCCTGAAATTAGGAACCATCCATGGTTTTTGAAGAATCTGCCTGCAGACCTGGTGGACGAAAAGACGATGGGTAGTCATTACGAAGAACCCGATCAACCAATGCAGAGCATCGATGTGATCATGCAGATCATTGCTGAGGCCTCCATACCAGCCGTTGGGAATGGGCTGAACCAATATATGACAGACAACTTTGACATGGATGATGACATGGAGGATTTAGATTCTGAATCGGACCTCGATATCGACAGTAGCGGAGAGATAGTATATGCACTGTAA
- the LOC123199183 gene encoding probable disease resistance protein At5g66900 yields the protein MAAAFIGGAFLGAVFGELLRVVVEAKEKAKNFKPQLEQLESTLRNNAEVIEQIEKYNKILDHPRSETQLLIEKMKEGEKLVLKCLTVKWNPIKRTRYADKLMKLNSLVDRFFQVDMQAQQTRDNKEILLGMRELQGSFITSFSIGDNSGKFNQDRIIRPCSVPDLPEITPGLDVPLEELKRELLRDGKQVIIVSAPGGTGKTTLIKKLCKEEQVEDKFKDNIFFVTVSKPHDVKVIVQKIIQHMDKDVPEFKTDEDAINDLGRLLKEMGSQPILLVLDDVWSESASMLHKFESQLPNYKILVTSRSVFPKLGFEYNLKPLNEEAAETLFHYTTGGDSDFRDKKLVYKILGMCKGSPLALTVVGRSLCGRPAAVWKSREKKWQDATIFHSNTDLLVCLQSSLDALDDKLKDCYMDLGSFPEDHRIPVTALIDMWVELYKGDEDDLYAILSDLSNVNLFDLVVTSDEGSYHDHFVVQHDLLRELIIHQSMPGPVEKMKRLFIEISGNNFPEWWLEQKSQPVNARLLSITTDDTFLSSWYDIEAPAVEVVVLNVRTKEYTMPNFMEKMENLKVLVVTGCGFLPVELSNFQLLGSLPTLKRTRLERVSIPLFEMTTMQMKHLHKISLVLCNVGQVFSNSTFQISNAFPNLKELDIDYCNDLESLPNDIGNIVSLKILSITNCHKLSHLPDGIGKLVNLEVLRLASCTDLEALPDSIENLTNLKFLDISECLSITELPVQIGEIYRLETLYMRGCSSCDLPSSIMNLKNLEIVQCDEKTSYKWEELQACFPSLTIDVHKEDVNLHWLYK from the exons ATGGCAGCTGCATTTATTGGAGGAGCTTTTCTTGGAGCAGTGTTTGGGGAGCTACTAAGAGTTGTTGTTGAGGCTAAAGAGAAAGCAAAAAATTTCAAGCCCCAATTGGAGCAACTAGAATCTACTTTGCGAAATAATGCTGAGGTTATCGAACAAATTGAGAAGTACAACAAAATATTGGATCATCCAAGGAGTGAAACTCAATTGTTGATTGAGAAAATGAAGGAAGGCGAGAAGCTTGTTCTCAAGTGCTTAACAGTGAAGTGGAATCCCATTAAAAGGACTCGTTATGCTGATAAACTAATGAAACTGAATAGCTTAGTGGACAGGTTCTTTCAGGTTGATATGCAAGCACAACAGACGAGAGACAACAAAGAAATTCTGCTGGGTATGAGAGAACTACAAGGGTCTTTCATCACATCTTTTAGTATTGGAGACAATAGTGGCAAGTTTAATCAAGATAGGATTATTAGACCTTGCTCAGTGCCTGATCTTCCGGAGATTACCCCTGGATTAGATGTGCCATTGGAGGAGTTAAAGAGGGAATTGTTAAGGGACGGCAAGCAAGTGATCATTGTGTCAGCTCCTGGAGGAACTGGGAAGACTACATTGATTAAAAAACTTTGCAAAGAAGAACAAGTTGAAG ACAAATTCAAGGACAACATTTTCTTTGTCACCGTTTCCAAACCACACGATGTGAAGGTCATTGTACAGAAAATAATCCAACATATGGATAAAGATGTACCTGAGTTTAAAACAGATGAGGATGCAATCAATGACTTGGGACGATTGCTGAAGGAAATGGGATCACAGCCCATATTGTTAGTCCTTGATGATGTCTGGTCTGAATCAGCATCCATGCTGCACAAGTTCGAGTCCCAGTTGCCCAATTACAAGATTTTGGTGACTTCTAGATCTGTATTCCCAAAACTTggttttgaatataatttaaaaccatTGAATGAGGAAGCTGCTGAAACACTTTTCCATTATACGACAGGTGGAGACTCTGACTTTCGAGATAAAAAGCTTGTCTATAAG ATATTGGGAATGTGTAAGGGGTCTCCTCTTGCCCTTACTGTAGTTGGTAGATCACTCTGCGGGCGGCCTGCAGCAGTCTGGAAAAGTAGAGAGAAGAAATGGCAGGATGCAACTATTTTCCATTCTAACACTGATTTGCTTGTTTGTCTCCAAAGCAGCTTGGATGCTTTAGATGACAAGCTCAAGGACTGTTACATGGACCTTGGCTCATTTCCTGAGGACCATAGAATTCCTGTCACTGCCTTGATCGACATGTGGGTGGAATTGTATAAAGGGGATGAAGATGATCTTTATGCCATCCTTAGTGATCTCTCCAATGTAAATCTGTTTGACCTGGTGGTGACAAG TGATGAGGGCTCCTACCATGATCACTTTGTTGTACAGCATGATCTTCTCAGAGAGCTAATTATCCATCAAAGCATGCCGGGACCAgtagaaaagatgaaaagacTATTCATTGAGATAAGTGGAAACAACTTTCCTGAGTGGTGGTTAGAACAGAAGTCACAACCAGTAAATGCCCGTCTCTTGTCAATAACCACAG ATGATACATTCTTATCTAGTTGGTATGATATCGAAGCGCCTGCAGTAGAAGTGGTTGTTCTAAATGTTCGAACAAAGGAGTACACCATGCCGAATTTTATGGAGAAGATGGAAAATTTGAAGGTGTTGGTAGTCACAGGTTGTGGATTCCTTCCTGTTGAATTAAGTAACTTTCAGCTTCTCGGTTCTTTGCCTACTCTAAAGAGAACTAGATTGGAGCGAGTTTCGATTCCTTTGTTTGAAATGACAACAATGCAAATGAAACATCTGCATAAGATCTCTTTGGTTTTATGCAATGTCGGTCAGGTTTTTAGTAATTCTACCTTCCAAATTTCAAATGCATTTCCAAATCTGAAGGAGCTGGATATTGACTATTGCAATGATCTTGAGTCACTGCCAAATGACATAGGTAATATTGTCTCCCTAAAAATTCTTAGCATCACTAATTGTCATAAGCTGTCCCATCTGCCTGACGGGATCGGCAAGCTGGTAAACTTAGAGGTGCTAAGGCTTGCTTCGTGTACTGATCTAGAGGCATTGCCTGACTCAATTGAGAACCTtaccaatttaaaatttcttgatATATCTGAATGTCTAAGCATCACTGAATTGCCAGTTCAGATTGGTGAGATATACAGATTGGAGACACTCTACATGAGAGGCTGCTCTAGTTGTGATCTGCCTTCATCGATAATGAATCTTAAGAATCTTGAGATTGTGCAATGCGACGAAAAGACATCCTATAAATGGGAAGAACTTCAGGCCTGTTTCCCGAGTCTGACAATAGATGTTCATAAAGAAGATGTCAACTTACATTGGCTTTACAAGTAA